Proteins encoded by one window of Channa argus isolate prfri chromosome 1, Channa argus male v1.0, whole genome shotgun sequence:
- the lrrfip2 gene encoding leucine-rich repeat flightless-interacting protein 2 isoform X9: protein MGTQGSGRKRAPLKDRFSAEDEALSSIAREAEARLAAKRAARAEARDIRMRELERQQKELSYHSSSSSNRKWGQIHQWMADTEKARGSSSSRASSRHRRVCISPSYFLFVCLYFLSSFCFNPSVNLTSLMFLSVWFSAVTLFPHQQGLDDDVMSVRSYRSTSSAIRDLDSSKIRSSSRRKDALSDGLSTSSILKSSRSTSSVYNDLHGHKKSSSSKKDLLTGLYHDQRNYTSLTKTKPPPPPSASTYQPRATSSSSSTIGTGLSRSYSMASIYDDTGLCGSGYSSKAPSEYSWYSSGASSTHSSPVNSSDDDTVSSVSREHFNRGRRDSVSSDFSDISESAADYFSRSNRRGSIVSDLDDLSIPDLDTLDEKCDKQYSDFSRPSSRGATPGLSAATLASLGGTSSRRGSTDTGSIYDPDTSLSELKESLAEVEEKYKKAMVSNAQLDNDKANLIYQVDTLKDVIEEMEEQTAEMKRELEDKSKELERQKHTCTVLQHKQEELKEGIRQRDELIEALERQKEYFDCIRKERDELRDELADIKGKAKAGEKHGLVIIPDGTPNGDVNHEPLSSGITVVSQEAAQVLESAGEGPLDVRLRKLAEEKDELLAQIRKLKNQFEEERQKHSKMDSAYTDGERMENGTDLHIIEMQRDANRQISEYKFKLSKAEQEIGTMEQNIIRLEGQVSRYKAAADNAEKIEDELKAEKRKLQRELRTALDKIEEMEMTNNHLVKRLEKMKANRNALLAQQ from the exons ATGGGGACCCAAGGTTCTGGTAGAAAGCGTGCCCCACTGAAAGATCGGTTCTCAGCAGAGGATGAGGCCTTGAGTAGCATTGCTAGGGAG GCGGAGGCGAGGCTGGCAGCAAAAAGGGCAGCACGGGCAGAAGCCAGGGATATTCGAATGAGGGAACTTGAACGCCAACAGAAAGAG CTCTCTTACCACTCATCCAGCAGTAGTAACAGAAAATGGGGTCAGATTCACCAATGGATG GCTGACACAGAAAAAGCCAGAGGTTCTAGTAGTAGTAGAGCCAGCAGCCGCCATCGTCGGGTCTGTATCTCCCCCTCttactttctctttgtctgtctgtatttcctttcttctttctgctttaATCCTTCAGTTAATCTCACCTCACTCATGTTCCTCTCTGTCTGGTTTTCTGCTGTGACTCTGTTTCCACATCAACAGGGGCTGGATGATGATGTCATGTCAGTCCGCAGCTACAGG TCAACGTCCTCAGCAATACGTGACTTGGATTCTAGTAAAATTCGATCCAGCTCCCGCAGAAAGGATGCCTTG TCTGATGGCCTCTCCACTAGCTCCATCCTCAAGAGTTCCCGCTCTACT AGTTCTGTATACAATGATCTACATGGCCATAAAAAGTCTTCATCCTCGAAGAAGGACCTGCTG ACAGGATTGTACCATGATCAGAGGAACTACACCAGCCTGACGAAGACCAAACCACCTCCTCCGCCCTCCGCTTCAACCTATCAGCCTCGG GCCACCAGTTCCTCATCCTCCACCATAGGCACGGGGCTATCTCGCAGCTACAGCATG GCATCTATTTATGATGACACTGGTCTTTGCGGCTCGGGCTACAGTTCAAAAGCT CCCTCTGAATACAGCTGGTACTCCTCTGGAGCCAGCTCCACTCACAGCAGTCCTGTG AATTCTTCAGATGATGACACTGTCAGCAGCGTGTCCCGGGAACACTTCAACAGAGGACGCAGGGACAGTGTG TCATCTGACTTCTCAGATATTAGTGAGTCGGCTGCTGATTATTTCAGCCGCTCCAACCGAAGGGGCAGTATTGTGTCTGACCTTGATGATTTGAGCATTCCAGATCTGGACACT ctggatGAAAAATGTGACAAGCAGTATTCAGATTTTAGTCGG CCGTCTTCCCGTGGTGCCACCCCAGGTCTCTCAGCAGCCACTCTGGCTTCACTGGGTGGCACCTCGTCACGACGGGGCAGCACAGACACTGGGAGCATCTATGACCCTGACACAAGTCTGAGTGAACTTAAG GAGTCACTTGCAGAAGTTGAGGAGAAGTATAAGAAAGCCATGGTATCAAATGCACAGCTGGACAATGACAAAGCTAACCTCATCTATCAAGTGGACACGCTGAAGGACGTCATAGAGGAAATGGAGGAACAAACAGCAGAGATGAAGAGGGAGCTGGAAGATAAGTCAAAG gaACTAGAAAGACAGAAGCACACATGTACAGTGCTGCAGCATAAACAAGAAGAACTAAAAGAGGGAATCCGCCAGAGAGATGAGCTTATAGAG GCTCTAGAGAGGCAGAAAGAGTACTTTGATTGcattaggaaagagagagatgagcTCAGAGATGAGCTCGCTGACATCAAGGGGAAAGCTAAAGCAGGAGAG AAACACGGGTTGGTCATTATTCCAGATGGTACACCAAATGGAGATGTCAACCATGAGCCTCTGTCCTCAGGGATCACTGTGGTCTCCCAGGAGGCCGCCCAGGTACTGGAGTCCGCAGGAGAAGGCCCGCTGG ATGTCAGGCTACGGAAGTTGGCAGAGGAAAAGGATGAACTGTTGGCTCAGATCAGGAAGCTGAAGAATCAGTTtgaggaggagagacagaaacactCAAAGATGGACAGTGCATACACAGATGGGGAGAGGATGGAGAATGGTACAGACTTGCACATTATTGAGATGCaga GAGATGCTAACAGACAGATTAGTGAATACAAATTCAAGCTTTCTAAAGCAGAACAGGAAATTGGTACAATGGAACAAAAT ATAATCAGACTTGAAGGGCAAGTGTCCCGatacaaagcagcagcagataaTGCAGAGAAAATAGAAGACGAACTTAAAGCCGAAAAACGGAAACTGCAAAGAGAG TTACGCACAGCTCTGGATAAGATagaagagatggagatgacCAATAACCACCTAGTAAAGCGCCTGGAGAAGATGAAGGCCAACAGGAATGCCCTTCTGGCACAGCAGTGA
- the lrrfip2 gene encoding leucine-rich repeat flightless-interacting protein 2 isoform X22, with product MGTQGSGRKRAPLKDRFSAEDEALSSIAREAEARLAAKRAARAEARDIRMRELERQQKELDEKCDKQYSDFSRPSSRGATPGLSAATLASLGGTSSRRGSTDTGSIYDPDTSLSELKESLAEVEEKYKKAMVSNAQLDNDKANLIYQVDTLKDVIEEMEEQTAEMKRELEDKSKELERQKHTCTVLQHKQEELKEGIRQRDELIEESQRMQTKLDALTREVFDLQETINWKDKKIGALERQKEYFDCIRKERDELRDELADIKGKAKAGEKHGLVIIPDGTPNGDVNHEPLSSGITVVSQEAAQVLESAGEGPLDVRLRKLAEEKDELLAQIRKLKNQFEEERQKHSKMDSAYTDGERMENGTDLHIIEMQRDANRQISEYKFKLSKAEQEIGTMEQNIIRLEGQVSRYKAAADNAEKIEDELKAEKRKLQRELRTALDKIEEMEMTNNHLVKRLEKMKANRNALLAQQ from the exons ATGGGGACCCAAGGTTCTGGTAGAAAGCGTGCCCCACTGAAAGATCGGTTCTCAGCAGAGGATGAGGCCTTGAGTAGCATTGCTAGGGAG GCGGAGGCGAGGCTGGCAGCAAAAAGGGCAGCACGGGCAGAAGCCAGGGATATTCGAATGAGGGAACTTGAACGCCAACAGAAAGAG ctggatGAAAAATGTGACAAGCAGTATTCAGATTTTAGTCGG CCGTCTTCCCGTGGTGCCACCCCAGGTCTCTCAGCAGCCACTCTGGCTTCACTGGGTGGCACCTCGTCACGACGGGGCAGCACAGACACTGGGAGCATCTATGACCCTGACACAAGTCTGAGTGAACTTAAG GAGTCACTTGCAGAAGTTGAGGAGAAGTATAAGAAAGCCATGGTATCAAATGCACAGCTGGACAATGACAAAGCTAACCTCATCTATCAAGTGGACACGCTGAAGGACGTCATAGAGGAAATGGAGGAACAAACAGCAGAGATGAAGAGGGAGCTGGAAGATAAGTCAAAG gaACTAGAAAGACAGAAGCACACATGTACAGTGCTGCAGCATAAACAAGAAGAACTAAAAGAGGGAATCCGCCAGAGAGATGAGCTTATAGAG GAAAGCCAGCGAATGCAGACTAAGTTAGATGCCCTCACCAGAGAGGTGTTTGACCTTCAGGAAACGATAAACTGGAAGGACAAAAAGATTGGG GCTCTAGAGAGGCAGAAAGAGTACTTTGATTGcattaggaaagagagagatgagcTCAGAGATGAGCTCGCTGACATCAAGGGGAAAGCTAAAGCAGGAGAG AAACACGGGTTGGTCATTATTCCAGATGGTACACCAAATGGAGATGTCAACCATGAGCCTCTGTCCTCAGGGATCACTGTGGTCTCCCAGGAGGCCGCCCAGGTACTGGAGTCCGCAGGAGAAGGCCCGCTGG ATGTCAGGCTACGGAAGTTGGCAGAGGAAAAGGATGAACTGTTGGCTCAGATCAGGAAGCTGAAGAATCAGTTtgaggaggagagacagaaacactCAAAGATGGACAGTGCATACACAGATGGGGAGAGGATGGAGAATGGTACAGACTTGCACATTATTGAGATGCaga GAGATGCTAACAGACAGATTAGTGAATACAAATTCAAGCTTTCTAAAGCAGAACAGGAAATTGGTACAATGGAACAAAAT ATAATCAGACTTGAAGGGCAAGTGTCCCGatacaaagcagcagcagataaTGCAGAGAAAATAGAAGACGAACTTAAAGCCGAAAAACGGAAACTGCAAAGAGAG TTACGCACAGCTCTGGATAAGATagaagagatggagatgacCAATAACCACCTAGTAAAGCGCCTGGAGAAGATGAAGGCCAACAGGAATGCCCTTCTGGCACAGCAGTGA